A portion of the Sphaerochaeta pleomorpha str. Grapes genome contains these proteins:
- a CDS encoding MATE family efflux transporter, producing the protein MKTNTRLMTTGSIQKNIISFALPIFIGSLFQQLYNTTDSLVVGNYVGKEALAAITSCAPMIFLLVGLFQGIFVGAGVVISNFFGSGNLPSVRKAIHTAVAFGLASSLVLTLLGYLGSPHLLRWMGTPDSVFQDANTYIQIYFLGIGSLILYNTAAGILRAVGDSRHPLYFLIIASILNIVLDILFVAVFHLGIAGTAYATIISQTVSVFFSFRLLFTSKEIYKIELRQIRFHDSMLPKILKIGIPSGIQNSVTSLANVFVQASINLFGATAMAGNGAFLRIQGFALIPVTSFALALTTYTSQNLGAGELDRVKKGARFGIIFSMILAESIGLLLYLYAGPLLSLFSRDSEVIAIGIQKARIASTFLFAVALSHTMAGLFRGAGKSIVPMSVMLSCWCIIRMLYIKIGLTILMDIRIVFWAYPITWTLSSILFLTYYFTSGWMKNKL; encoded by the coding sequence ATGAAAACAAATACAAGGTTGATGACAACAGGATCGATTCAGAAAAATATCATCTCCTTTGCCCTGCCGATATTCATCGGAAGCTTGTTTCAACAGCTGTACAACACGACTGACTCATTGGTAGTCGGCAATTATGTAGGCAAGGAAGCCCTTGCAGCCATTACCTCCTGCGCACCTATGATCTTCCTTCTGGTCGGTCTATTCCAGGGTATTTTCGTTGGTGCCGGAGTGGTAATATCCAATTTTTTCGGTTCAGGGAATTTACCATCGGTTCGCAAAGCCATCCATACTGCCGTAGCGTTTGGCCTTGCCAGCAGCCTTGTGCTCACACTTCTCGGATATTTAGGGTCCCCACACCTCCTCCGCTGGATGGGAACCCCTGACTCAGTATTCCAGGATGCAAATACGTACATCCAGATATATTTTCTAGGAATCGGTTCCCTTATTTTATACAACACGGCGGCAGGTATCCTACGGGCCGTAGGAGATAGCCGGCATCCGCTGTATTTTTTGATCATAGCCTCGATACTGAATATCGTGCTGGACATTCTCTTTGTTGCTGTGTTCCATTTGGGCATCGCAGGCACAGCCTATGCAACGATTATCAGCCAGACGGTCAGTGTCTTTTTCTCTTTCCGTCTGCTCTTCACCTCAAAAGAAATCTATAAAATAGAATTACGGCAGATTCGATTCCATGACTCGATGTTGCCCAAAATCTTGAAAATAGGGATTCCTTCGGGGATTCAGAACTCTGTGACTTCCTTGGCTAACGTTTTCGTTCAGGCAAGTATCAACCTATTCGGCGCTACGGCAATGGCTGGCAACGGGGCCTTTCTCAGGATTCAGGGTTTTGCCTTGATCCCTGTAACCAGTTTTGCCCTTGCCTTAACGACGTACACCAGCCAGAATCTGGGAGCGGGGGAATTGGACAGGGTAAAAAAAGGGGCAAGGTTTGGTATCATTTTCTCCATGATCCTTGCCGAAAGTATCGGCCTACTGCTCTATCTCTATGCAGGACCCCTGCTTTCCCTTTTCAGCAGGGACAGTGAAGTCATCGCCATAGGGATACAAAAGGCACGGATTGCTTCCACGTTCCTCTTCGCAGTTGCCCTTTCCCATACCATGGCGGGTCTGTTTCGAGGCGCAGGAAAATCCATCGTTCCCATGTCTGTCATGTTATCCTGCTGGTGCATTATACGGATGCTATACATCAAGATTGGGCTTACAATCCTGATGGACATCAGAATTGTCTTCTGGGCCTACCCAATCACCTGGACTTTGAGTTCGATACTCTTCCTCACCTATTATTTCACCTCCGGCTGGATGAAGAACAAATTATAG
- a CDS encoding D-isomer specific 2-hydroxyacid dehydrogenase family protein: MDTVKVTAYASRPDEQASFIRLGKQLDLDIKYVKGNLSFETAEEASGSQGVTILGNCDASEPVLEALAAMGVKFVASRSAGFNNIDLVAAKRLGIRVSNARYSPNCVADFALMLALMVNRRVMVALKRNVGNDYSLPGIQGQEMKNMTIGVMGTGRIGKTVIDNYSGFGCKILAYDTYQNDAVKERATYVDLDTLLSESDIISLHMPLNDETYHIINKETLAKTKQGVKIINTARGELVDTQALIDSLKAKHVAGAGLDVLEGELGIYHTDNRLCGIANDHIAILKSLDNVVATGHMAFYTDQAVDDMVACGLSSLSQFIRTSCCDCEISL; the protein is encoded by the coding sequence ATGGATACAGTCAAAGTAACAGCATATGCGAGCAGGCCGGACGAACAAGCAAGTTTCATCCGACTTGGCAAACAATTGGACCTAGATATAAAATATGTCAAGGGAAACCTTTCTTTTGAAACCGCAGAAGAAGCTAGCGGGAGCCAAGGGGTAACCATCCTGGGCAATTGCGATGCATCAGAACCAGTTTTGGAAGCTCTTGCCGCAATGGGTGTGAAATTCGTTGCCAGTAGGAGTGCCGGGTTCAATAATATTGACCTGGTTGCAGCCAAACGCCTGGGAATCAGGGTCAGCAATGCACGGTACTCGCCGAATTGTGTTGCCGATTTTGCCCTCATGCTTGCACTGATGGTCAACCGCAGGGTCATGGTAGCCCTCAAGCGAAATGTCGGTAATGACTATTCCCTGCCTGGCATACAGGGGCAGGAAATGAAAAATATGACCATCGGGGTCATGGGTACCGGAAGAATCGGGAAAACCGTCATAGACAATTATAGCGGGTTCGGCTGCAAGATCCTGGCCTACGACACTTACCAAAATGATGCTGTCAAGGAGCGTGCCACCTATGTCGACCTCGATACTTTACTAAGTGAATCTGACATCATAAGCCTGCATATGCCCTTGAACGATGAGACCTACCATATAATCAACAAGGAAACGCTTGCAAAGACAAAGCAGGGCGTAAAGATTATCAACACCGCACGGGGGGAACTGGTAGACACTCAGGCTTTGATCGACAGTCTGAAAGCCAAACATGTTGCCGGCGCTGGCCTTGATGTCCTGGAAGGCGAGCTTGGGATCTATCATACCGACAATCGTCTTTGTGGCATCGCCAATGACCACATAGCCATTCTCAAGTCGCTTGACAATGTAGTGGCAACGGGACATATGGCTTTCTACACCGACCAGGCAGTAGATGACATGGTAGCCTGTGGGCTGAGCAGTCTCTCCCAGTTCATCAGAACCAGTTGCTGCGATTGCGAAATCTCCCTCTAG
- a CDS encoding PTS transporter subunit IIC, giving the protein MSSKEFMNKILNGMSIGIVAALVPSAILGELSKALGLTTLVLLTTIAARLAVVAMGLCIAGQFKMKPIHSVALAISTLLGSGAIKQINGALVLAGMGDIINAGITAIIATLLLLWFGDRFKSYTMILVPTLTIAISGIIGLFTLPYVSMITGEVGHFIAWCTTLQPILMGALISMSFCIIIISPISTVAIALAVSLSGISSGAANLGICAAGFGLAIAGFEKNGWGTSLASVLGSPKLHMANFLKNPKMSLPLLCNALVLGILAGILGIVGTPMSAGFGISGLIGPLNHLGIVGYSFTNWMITLLVFLILPIVLGFVFKVLFFKGLKIVKAEDYAIEI; this is encoded by the coding sequence ATGTCCTCTAAAGAATTCATGAACAAAATTCTCAATGGCATGAGCATCGGCATCGTTGCTGCTCTGGTTCCCAGTGCCATCCTCGGCGAACTCAGCAAGGCATTGGGTTTGACCACTCTCGTGCTCTTAACCACTATAGCTGCACGGCTTGCAGTCGTAGCCATGGGGTTGTGTATTGCCGGCCAATTCAAAATGAAACCAATCCATTCAGTGGCTCTCGCCATCTCCACTCTGCTCGGAAGTGGGGCGATCAAGCAGATAAACGGTGCCTTGGTACTTGCTGGGATGGGCGACATCATCAATGCAGGTATCACCGCAATCATTGCTACTTTGCTATTGCTGTGGTTCGGTGACCGTTTCAAGAGTTACACCATGATCCTGGTACCGACCTTGACCATAGCCATCAGTGGGATCATCGGCCTGTTTACCTTGCCCTATGTCTCCATGATCACCGGGGAAGTCGGACATTTCATCGCTTGGTGCACAACCTTGCAGCCAATATTGATGGGTGCACTCATTTCAATGAGTTTCTGCATTATCATCATCTCACCCATTTCCACTGTTGCAATTGCCTTGGCAGTCTCCCTTTCAGGGATTAGCTCTGGAGCAGCAAACCTCGGAATCTGTGCAGCAGGGTTCGGCCTTGCCATTGCAGGCTTTGAGAAAAACGGATGGGGAACTTCCTTAGCATCAGTCCTTGGATCACCAAAACTGCATATGGCAAATTTCTTGAAAAATCCGAAAATGAGCCTCCCCTTGCTCTGCAACGCTTTGGTACTGGGTATCCTTGCAGGAATATTGGGAATTGTAGGAACCCCCATGAGTGCAGGATTCGGTATCAGCGGTCTGATCGGACCTTTAAACCACCTGGGAATCGTCGGCTATTCGTTTACCAACTGGATGATCACCCTTTTGGTCTTTCTGATTCTCCCCATTGTCCTGGGGTTTGTTTTCAAAGTACTCTTCTTCAAAGGTTTGAAAATCGTAAAGGCCGAAGACTACGCTATCGAAATCTAA
- a CDS encoding helix-turn-helix transcriptional regulator: MISQDLLISICRFISEILGPSSEVLLHDAQSGSILWINDKAISKRREGDVTTTSILTLLDSRCKKEHTDRLVGNLNRSEADTLLRTSNLMIRENDKLRYVICVNQDITGFSNIQGILDHMLSTSSTPVKTEREEGTDIEDIMTNIILEEVKHLDVYQFEGKQAKLDVISRLDNRGVFKVKQAIPKVCELLDIAPPTLYKYLKQLGRQEE, translated from the coding sequence ATGATTTCACAGGACCTTCTCATTTCCATCTGCAGATTCATCAGCGAAATCCTTGGGCCTAGCTCCGAGGTACTGCTTCATGATGCCCAATCGGGTTCCATTCTCTGGATCAATGATAAAGCCATTTCAAAAAGGCGCGAGGGGGACGTTACAACTACCTCCATATTGACCCTCTTGGACTCACGGTGCAAAAAAGAGCATACCGACCGTCTGGTAGGCAACTTGAATCGATCAGAGGCAGACACCTTGCTGCGAACCAGCAACCTGATGATCAGGGAAAATGACAAACTGCGGTATGTTATCTGTGTAAATCAGGATATCACGGGATTTTCCAATATCCAGGGAATCCTTGACCATATGCTTTCCACTTCGTCAACTCCGGTTAAAACAGAACGCGAGGAAGGCACTGATATCGAGGATATCATGACCAATATCATCCTTGAGGAAGTCAAACACCTGGATGTGTACCAGTTCGAGGGAAAACAAGCCAAACTGGATGTCATTTCCCGTTTGGATAACAGGGGTGTTTTCAAAGTAAAGCAAGCTATTCCCAAGGTATGTGAACTTCTGGATATCGCTCCGCCTACACTATACAAATACCTGAAGCAGCTAGGGCGACAAGAAGAGTAG
- a CDS encoding NADPH dehydrogenase: MKLFDSFFLKHLELRNRLVMPPMCTYQAQACDGKVTPFHQAHYLAPAIGGVGLVIVEATAVAPEGRISDYDLGLWCDGQISGLRSLVEGVHATGAKIAIQLGHAGRKCEATNGVSSILGPSPLAYDDSYRIPEEMDEKTINRVIDEFKQAARRAEEAGFDAIEIHAAHGYLINQFISPATNKRSDQYKEPSLFLSQVLQAVHATWPVEKPLWVRVSATDYSPDGYDVTYCSKVLAAIKPMIDAVHVSSGGVVPIVPPVYPGYQIAFARTIGEAVDLPVIAVGMLSSPDLAEYALQSGFADLVAVGRGLLRNPNWLLEIACQHQKDFLLQQPMYLQRGFPLH; encoded by the coding sequence ATGAAATTATTCGATTCCTTTTTCCTTAAGCACCTTGAACTTCGCAATCGCCTGGTCATGCCCCCTATGTGCACCTATCAGGCACAAGCCTGTGATGGGAAGGTGACGCCATTTCATCAGGCCCATTACCTTGCTCCTGCCATTGGAGGAGTAGGCCTTGTCATTGTAGAGGCAACCGCGGTAGCACCTGAAGGCCGCATATCGGACTATGACCTCGGGCTTTGGTGCGATGGCCAAATTTCCGGCCTTCGGTCACTTGTCGAGGGTGTCCATGCAACGGGGGCAAAGATTGCTATCCAGCTGGGACATGCTGGACGCAAATGCGAGGCAACCAATGGGGTCTCTTCCATTTTGGGCCCTTCCCCTTTGGCTTATGACGATTCATATCGTATACCGGAAGAAATGGACGAAAAAACTATCAATCGAGTCATTGATGAGTTCAAACAAGCTGCCCGGCGTGCAGAGGAGGCTGGTTTTGACGCGATAGAAATCCATGCGGCCCATGGATATCTCATCAACCAGTTTATCAGTCCTGCGACAAACAAGCGTTCCGACCAGTATAAGGAACCCTCTTTGTTCCTTTCCCAGGTTCTGCAAGCCGTGCATGCAACCTGGCCTGTGGAAAAGCCTCTCTGGGTACGGGTCAGTGCTACCGATTACAGCCCAGACGGGTATGATGTCACCTATTGTAGCAAGGTACTTGCAGCAATAAAGCCGATGATCGATGCCGTACATGTGTCTTCCGGTGGGGTTGTCCCCATCGTTCCCCCTGTGTATCCAGGGTATCAAATCGCATTTGCCCGGACGATTGGTGAGGCTGTAGACCTCCCTGTCATTGCCGTCGGGATGCTTTCCAGCCCTGATTTGGCAGAATATGCATTGCAGAGCGGTTTTGCAGATCTTGTGGCTGTAGGCCGCGGTTTGCTTCGTAATCCGAATTGGCTTTTGGAAATTGCGTGTCAGCATCAGAAAGACTTTCTGTTGCAGCAGCCCATGTACTTGCAACGGGGATTTCCTCTTCACTAG
- a CDS encoding TetR/AcrR family transcriptional regulator: MAKNTKQQIIDATLGLLAVHPLEPLTMDEIARKVGICKPAIYRHFASKQELLETIDKTVTNDFGALFAHIDPAKANDIRYLLTTFTESFLLQRNHFAFIVHLMIARHIDVSHFLKRLFVYPGCDDSDFGLLYRSSLYSYIASSDIRNDKLFAKDVQLFVEKILGWYSHGLGIFSEIEDPVWQEALVGKEEIEEDRFLVSMDKVANTYGLDGLTMQRIAKELHLASSSIYYSFPTKEALVSETACKEQLQFLTILDRKLLNAKDIRQALQILFSASGSYISKRPRLAVQFIVLSCFHDKGIPSQFLQLRYWSDQLSLLQENAGNLCLFMAIAPQFKYFCKSADPLDWMNDTKKMYRYFTSGCVTEES; encoded by the coding sequence ATGGCAAAAAATACGAAACAGCAGATAATCGACGCAACATTGGGTTTGCTTGCAGTTCACCCGCTCGAACCCCTCACCATGGATGAGATAGCCAGGAAAGTAGGGATTTGCAAACCGGCCATTTACCGGCATTTTGCCAGTAAGCAGGAATTGTTGGAAACCATAGACAAAACTGTCACCAATGACTTTGGCGCTTTGTTTGCTCATATCGACCCTGCAAAGGCAAATGACATACGGTATCTTCTGACAACCTTTACCGAGTCCTTTTTACTGCAAAGGAATCATTTTGCCTTCATCGTTCACCTGATGATTGCCAGACATATTGATGTTTCTCATTTCTTGAAACGGTTGTTTGTCTATCCGGGATGTGACGATTCCGATTTTGGATTGCTCTATCGCTCCTCTTTGTATTCATATATTGCATCAAGTGATATCCGCAACGACAAGTTGTTTGCAAAGGATGTCCAGCTGTTCGTCGAAAAAATCCTTGGCTGGTATTCCCACGGTCTGGGAATTTTTTCGGAGATTGAGGACCCTGTCTGGCAAGAGGCATTGGTAGGAAAAGAAGAAATCGAAGAAGACAGGTTTTTGGTTTCCATGGACAAGGTAGCCAATACATATGGGTTGGATGGGTTGACCATGCAGAGAATTGCAAAGGAACTGCATCTTGCAAGCAGTTCAATCTATTACAGTTTTCCGACAAAGGAAGCCTTGGTCAGTGAGACTGCCTGCAAAGAACAGCTCCAGTTTTTGACTATTCTCGATCGCAAACTCTTAAATGCAAAGGATATAAGACAGGCTCTACAGATTCTGTTCAGCGCCTCGGGTTCCTATATATCCAAGCGTCCGCGCCTGGCAGTTCAGTTTATTGTGCTGTCCTGTTTTCATGACAAAGGTATTCCCTCCCAATTCCTACAGCTTCGTTATTGGAGCGATCAACTTTCCCTTCTGCAGGAGAATGCCGGAAATCTGTGTCTGTTTATGGCAATAGCCCCCCAGTTCAAATATTTCTGCAAGTCAGCCGATCCTCTCGATTGGATGAATGATACTAAAAAAATGTACCGCTATTTTACGAGCGGATGTGTAACGGAGGAATCATGA
- a CDS encoding TolC family protein translates to MRKFSMALTLVLCMCLGSVYSLDMTVDEAVNRALASNQSLQSSALDVQMAKDASEVSWNGFLPTVQASSTLSRSNEVSSIAKMFDPTASVTTAFVGNLSFSFNFNPALITNMELSRQKYLAGQITYEQAKAETVLNVKKLFYAILLQQQSLALQQETLANTEARMEQAQNLYAQGYATELTVLQAQVGYENLKAMTLKSEQAVAQQLANFAFLLHLDGEEPLHLVGEIEPEFKTVDLQQCLARIGARYDIAGLLKQKDILLVQREAIDRQIWIPSVSIGFSLQPVHSNITDSWFDSNNWSDSGSSSMTVAWNLTNLLPWSAGRQNAKVLENNVKKMDLQLSMLKESAQLQIKNLIISLAQAEQAIESSERSISLAKKSYEMTVSAYGSGVRELLDVRDSESQLNQARLGKLSEQYNYLTALLDLEYATQIIF, encoded by the coding sequence ATGAGAAAATTTTCGATGGCCTTGACCCTTGTTTTATGCATGTGCCTGGGATCAGTCTATTCCCTCGATATGACAGTCGATGAAGCTGTCAACAGGGCTTTGGCAAGCAATCAGAGCTTGCAAAGTTCTGCTTTGGATGTACAGATGGCCAAGGATGCCAGCGAAGTGAGCTGGAATGGGTTTTTACCGACTGTCCAGGCTTCGAGCACCTTGTCTAGAAGCAATGAGGTATCGAGCATTGCAAAAATGTTTGACCCAACCGCATCTGTAACCACCGCCTTTGTTGGAAACCTTTCCTTTTCCTTCAATTTCAACCCTGCTTTGATAACCAATATGGAACTTTCCAGGCAAAAATACCTTGCCGGCCAGATAACGTACGAGCAGGCAAAGGCAGAGACGGTGCTTAATGTGAAAAAACTGTTCTATGCCATTTTGCTCCAGCAGCAGAGCTTGGCCCTGCAACAGGAAACACTGGCGAATACGGAAGCCCGGATGGAGCAAGCCCAGAATTTGTATGCACAGGGCTATGCCACTGAACTTACGGTTTTGCAGGCTCAGGTTGGGTACGAGAACCTAAAGGCAATGACTCTCAAAAGCGAGCAGGCTGTGGCCCAACAACTTGCCAATTTTGCCTTTCTTTTACATCTTGATGGAGAGGAACCCTTGCATCTGGTGGGTGAAATCGAACCGGAATTCAAGACTGTTGACCTGCAACAGTGCCTTGCCAGAATCGGGGCACGGTATGACATTGCAGGCTTACTCAAACAGAAAGACATTCTCTTGGTACAAAGGGAAGCAATCGACCGGCAAATCTGGATTCCTTCGGTTTCCATCGGGTTTTCTCTGCAACCTGTTCATTCCAATATTACTGATTCCTGGTTCGACAGTAACAATTGGTCAGACAGTGGCTCTTCCAGCATGACCGTAGCTTGGAATCTCACCAATCTGCTTCCTTGGTCCGCGGGAAGGCAAAATGCAAAGGTACTTGAGAATAACGTCAAGAAAATGGATCTCCAGCTCTCGATGCTCAAGGAAAGTGCCCAGTTGCAGATTAAGAACCTCATAATCTCCCTTGCCCAGGCAGAACAAGCAATTGAAAGCAGCGAACGGTCTATTTCGCTTGCAAAGAAATCCTATGAGATGACCGTTAGTGCCTATGGCTCTGGTGTCAGGGAACTCTTGGATGTGCGCGACAGTGAGAGTCAGCTCAATCAGGCGCGGCTGGGCAAACTCAGTGAGCAGTACAATTACCTCACAGCCTTGTTGGATTTGGAATATGCTACACAAATTATATTCTAG
- a CDS encoding efflux RND transporter periplasmic adaptor subunit codes for MKKYILAVTCLFLLLSLSGCSKIKSIISPAQEPVATEVKVEEPKATAVQTYIVGTSALVSSHNFGGDVYPVESLDVYSETTGKIVSVSVSEGDFVEKDQVIAEIDQSKPGLNYNISTVKAPMSGVLVSLSAQKGGIATPNIPVGKVISADNLEIRFSVVERYLSLVNLGQKALVTFDAYPTLVFPATITRLSPVLDRASRTRTIYCTLNEKDSRVIAGMYAKIKVITEEKDNCIVVPRATVLTENEQSYVYVVENSIARKVKVTIGIESEGLLEITSGLKAGMQIVDKGQNLISDGTKVLISSTVEGSN; via the coding sequence ATGAAAAAATACATTCTGGCAGTGACCTGCCTGTTTCTCTTGCTCTCGCTTAGCGGCTGTTCGAAAATCAAAAGTATCATTTCCCCTGCACAGGAGCCTGTAGCAACAGAGGTAAAGGTCGAAGAGCCCAAGGCAACTGCTGTACAGACCTATATAGTGGGGACCTCTGCTTTGGTCTCTTCACATAATTTCGGGGGGGATGTCTATCCTGTCGAATCTTTGGATGTCTATAGTGAAACGACCGGTAAGATTGTCAGCGTTTCCGTAAGTGAAGGGGACTTTGTCGAGAAAGACCAGGTAATTGCTGAAATTGACCAGTCGAAACCGGGGTTGAATTACAACATCAGTACCGTTAAGGCACCGATGTCCGGGGTCCTTGTCTCCTTATCCGCACAGAAAGGTGGCATTGCCACTCCCAATATTCCGGTTGGCAAGGTTATCTCAGCTGATAATCTCGAAATTCGATTCTCAGTCGTGGAACGGTATCTGTCCTTGGTGAATCTTGGACAGAAGGCCTTGGTTACTTTTGATGCATATCCTACCTTGGTGTTCCCTGCTACCATTACCAGGCTCAGTCCTGTACTGGACAGGGCAAGCCGGACGAGGACTATTTATTGCACCTTGAATGAAAAGGATAGCCGTGTCATTGCCGGTATGTATGCCAAGATCAAGGTTATTACCGAAGAGAAAGACAACTGTATTGTCGTTCCCCGGGCAACTGTCCTTACGGAAAACGAGCAATCCTATGTCTATGTCGTCGAGAATTCTATTGCCCGTAAGGTGAAGGTCACCATCGGCATTGAGAGTGAAGGGCTTCTTGAGATTACCAGCGGGTTGAAAGCGGGTATGCAAATCGTTGATAAAGGACAGAATCTTATCAGTGATGGAACAAAGGTTCTCATTTCTTCCACAGTGGAGGGTTCGAACTGA